The Sulfurimonas hongkongensis genomic interval AATACTTTAAGGCCCTACAGGGCGAGGCTAAAGCCTTACTTCCAAAAGGCGTAAAATTTGCTCTCATTCCCAAGTTCTAAGAGTGTGGAGAGAGAAGCACTTTAAAGTAGTTTAGTCTCGAACAAATTTGAGGTTCCAATATATGTAAAAACATTATTTAAGAGGCACTGGTGCCGAGAGCTTTGCGCTGAAGCTTGTCGTAAAACTCTCTGTGAGAAATATAGTGCGCCTAGAGGAAGTACCCTTGAGGTATTAGCGTAGCTAAAGAGACTAGTTTCTTTGGCGTGATAAATGAATAGGGAAAAGGTTCCCTTAAATTTATGAAATAAATTAAAGGAAATAAAAGTATGATAATGAAAGGTAAAAAAGGTCTTATTGTAGGTCTTGCAAATAATAAATCAATAGCTTATGGAATAGCAAAAGCTTGTCATGAGCAGGGCGCACATATGGCTTTTACTTACTTAAATGATGCACTCAAAAAAAGAGTTGAGCCAATTGCAAAAGAGTTTGGAAGTGATAAAATTTATGAACTTGATGTCTCAAATGAAGAACATATGGCAGGAATCGCTACGTTAGTTGAAAAAGACTTTGGAAAGATTGACTTTTTAGTTCATTCTGTTGCATTTGCACCAAAAGAAGCATTGAGTGAGCCTTTTATAAAGACTTCTAAAAAAGCGTTTGGGATCGCTATGGATATCTCTGTATACTCATTTATCGACTTAACAAACCGCTTAGAGGGCGTTTTATCAGATGATGCATCTATACTAACACTTTCATATCTAGGTGGTCCTAAGTACATAGTAAACTACAATGTTATGGGTGTTGCTAAAGCTGCATTAGAATCAAGTGTAAGATATATGGCGGTAGATTTAGGTAAAAAGGGTCAAAGAGTAAATGCAATCTCAGCAGGACCGATAAGAACGCTCGCAGCTGCTGGGATAGGTGATTTTAAACAGATTCTTAATTGGAATGAAACAAATTCACCTCTAAAGAAAAATGTCACAACTGAGCAGGTTGGAAACTCTGCTATGTATCTATTAAGCGACTTAGCATCTGGTGTGACTGGTGAAATTCACTATGTTGATAGTGGATATAACATCATGGGGATGGCAGCTGCTGAGACCAACGGAGATGGTAAAACTGTCTTTTCATGGGATGTTCGTAAGTAGTTTTACGAATATAATGGTTATAAAATCATTGGAAATTCCAGTTTTATATAACCATTGATTTCAAATACATTTATATGAGACTTTAAAGCTTGTCTTTCTAAATTGTGGCTCGCTTCTATAGGGGTATTGGCTTTACATTTTATATATGCAATGCTATACCTCTTAGCATCTATGACCTCATATTCTCCAACTTTTACATGGACGGAAATTTTAACCTGCTTTGACTCTATAAAGAGTTTAAAACATTCATTTAGAGTAAGCAAAAAATTGTTTATATTGACTTTTATCTCAGGTATCGATGTATCGTACTCTCCAGTGATAGTTGTTTTTGTAAAGTCAAAGTTTGTATTTTTTGCTATATCTATAAGACTAAAAATATTTGTTTGTTGTACATCTTCAATTTTAGCTACCTCTTTTTCTATATCTACTTGCTTATACAACTCTATAGCTATATGTTCATCATCTAGATACCCTATAAGAATCGCATAATATTTCATCTTTGCATATTTTAGATGGATATATTTTCTCTCAAATCCAAAGTTGTAAGGTGAGTGTTTTAAAGTTAATTCAAATATCTCTTTAGGAGATATACTATTAAAAAGAATTTCAGCCTCATAGTTGAAATCGAGAAGTTTACCCTCATTGTTAAATAGAATAAAAGGATTTATAGATTCATTAATAAATGATTTATAAAAGTTATCACTATACATTTTTATCTACTTCAAAATAACTACTTAGCTTTTTTCTAAGCGTCATTCTATTTATATCTAAATGGTTTGCCATCTGAACCTGAGATTTATATGTCTCTTTAGATGCCCTTAAAAGTGGGATTTCAAAAATTTCTAATAAATCTTTATAGGAGTTTTTTTTATTTTTTAAGTCATTTATAAAATATGTATATAAAATATCCATAAGTTCATCCTTAGAAATAGAGTTGAGTAAAATGCTTTTATATATAGACTGTTTTAAAGAAACTCCATTTTTAGATATATCTATCTTTACATCAGCTACATTTTTATTGGAGAAATAGACTTTATTTGCCTCATTTATATAGATGCTAGTCAACTCCTCTAAGTCCTCTTTTCGCTTAGATAAAGATTCTAACT includes:
- the fabI gene encoding enoyl-ACP reductase FabI — translated: MIMKGKKGLIVGLANNKSIAYGIAKACHEQGAHMAFTYLNDALKKRVEPIAKEFGSDKIYELDVSNEEHMAGIATLVEKDFGKIDFLVHSVAFAPKEALSEPFIKTSKKAFGIAMDISVYSFIDLTNRLEGVLSDDASILTLSYLGGPKYIVNYNVMGVAKAALESSVRYMAVDLGKKGQRVNAISAGPIRTLAAAGIGDFKQILNWNETNSPLKKNVTTEQVGNSAMYLLSDLASGVTGEIHYVDSGYNIMGMAAAETNGDGKTVFSWDVRK
- a CDS encoding sigma 54-interacting transcriptional regulator codes for the protein MIKLDMKNFIALSESSKKALHVAKMSAGLPVNILIYGEVGVGKKTLAKEILQNCESFEALEIEKLILNKQLDIHSFKSLMIFNIDSLINKKQFFQKLKTVRVIATASPNYRDDLNTFPIQIKLESLSKRKEDLEELTSIYINEANKVYFSNKNVADVKIDISKNGVSLKQSIYKSILLNSISKDELMDILYTYFINDLKNKKNSYKDLLEIFEIPLLRASKETYKSQVQMANHLDINRMTLRKKLSSYFEVDKNV